In Leptospira ellinghausenii, the genomic stretch ATCTCCGTTCAATACCACAATGTATTTTTTGTTTTGCAATTGAATGGAGGAAGACACACATAAATCTCCACCAATTTCAGAATTCCATTGTTTATAACTAAACTTTTTCTTTTGTTCGGTTAAGAACTGGATATTCATATTTGATGATTCAGCATGATTTTGTGTTAATGGTTCAATCAACAAGGAAGCGAGAAAATAATCACCATCCTGTTGTTCTTTTAGTCCTTTAACTTCCGTTAAAGCTGAATTCAACTCTTTTGTCCTTTCATCAACTTTCTGCTCCAAGTTTGTGTAAAGTAAAGAGTTCTCTATCGAAACAGCAATTTGAGATGAAAGAATTTTTAGAATTTCGACTCTACCTGGTGTAAATGCGTCTGTCGTTAAATTATTTTCTAGATATACAATTCCTACTACAATGCCATGGCTCAAAATTGGATAACATAATAATGATTTTGGTAAATACGATTTCACATATGGGTCGTTTTTAAACTCACCTTCTCTTGCTGCATCACCACAAATGACAACAACTCCCGTTCGGGCCACATAACCAATAATTTGTGATGGAATCTTATTTTGGCGAATTGTTGTAATCGCTTGAGAAAAATCTAATTCAAAAGGAGAATCCGAATAAACAGAAACAGATTCTGTTTCTAAGTTGGATTCCGCAATCACTTGCCATTTTGTATCAAAATTCAGAATAAAATAGCCACGTTCTGCACCAGCATTTTCAAGGATAATCTTCATCATCTTTTCTAATAAACGATTAAGTTGTATTTCACCTGAAATCGTTTGAGATGCTTTGATGACAGTATTGATATCTAAACTTGATCCTACATCTCCAAAAATATCTTTTGTTGTACTAAATAAGGAAACGTTATCTGTAGAATCTGTTCTAAAATTCCTTCCTATGTATTTCTTTAAAGAAATATGATCTGCTTCTAACTGTTTGACCTTGGAAATAAAACCGTATTTGCCATAACGATAATGCGCTTCCACAAGGTGTAGATTACTATATTGATCAAAACCAGTTTCTCTCCACATTCTGACCAATATCTCATTTCCGATTGCTTCTTCTAAGATATATCCAGATTCTCTAGCTGAAGTAATTGCTGCTTTACAAGTTACCACAGCTTCCGATATTTTGTTTGATAAGTATAACTCAATTGCAGAAATAATTTCATATTTATGACCAAAGTTATCCGGAGAATTTTTTGCCCAAACCTTCAATCGTTTTGAAAATGTTTTTAAGCGTTTCAATAAAATGTTTCGATTGTTTGATTCCGAGTATTTAGGATTTGATAATATTTCGTAAACAACGAGTGCTCCTAAAAAAACATGTTCAGGAACAAACATCATAGCGAACACTCCACCCTCTAATCCATCTAATTTGAGTGAAAATTGATAAGCCTTTTCTATATCTCCTAGAAAGTATTCCAACCTAAGTTTACATAAATAATAATCAAATAATGCATTTGTGTTCCCATATGTTTCCCATTCTTTGACATTTTCTGATTCTAAGAAATAGCGACCTTCCAAACTCAATGGATCGGAAGTTTCACCTCGCATATTTTCAACCATTTGCATATTCAAACGATGAACTTGGTAAGCATGGTGTTGCCTCAAACTTAGGAGTGAGGCATCATAACGAAGTTGGCTTTTGTATAAATCATCCAAGTTTTCTCGGTATAATAATCCTTGGAAATGGATGTTATTTAAAGAATAGGATGCATACTGTAGATCACCAGTTTCCATACCCGCAAGGAAACTATCCCAAAAAATATTTTTACCTTCCTTTGCATGATTTTTCCAAGGTAGAATCATACAAGCATACATAAATAAAGTTCTACATTTAAATGATTTGGCATCCAGTACATCAATTAATTTGATTCCTAACTTACCAAACTTATCTCCGGAATCATAATCACCAAGGCCAGATCCTTGGATCATACCCATTGCAGAAAAACCAAATGCACTCAGCTCACAAAGGCCATATAACAAAGTATAATTGACCATTTTGAGAACAATCACTGGAAATAGGTTTGGATCTGCTAAAAAAGATGGTGCGATACAAGCATTGAGTAAGCGCATAATAGCCAAATACTTAGGGTCTGTTGCAATTGGCAAAAATTCCAATTCTTCAATCGGTTTTCTTCCCAATCGAAATTTGAATTTTACGATTTCTTTTAATGGTGACAGAGCAGATGCGTTTTTAGGTAACCTAACGCCCAGTAACCTAAGCGCTTGCTTTAAGGTAACCAAAACTTCTTTCATTTTATTTTGAGTGACAAGCATTGAAGTCTGTAACTCATAAACTAAAATTTTATCTAAATCTGTTTTTGCATGTTTTAGAATATGATTGAAACTTTTTTCAGCTTTTTCAAAATTTTTAGACAGGTAAGCCGATCTTGCGTAAGCTAAATGAAGTTTGAGTGTGCTTTCATATTGAAAATTCCACTCTTCTTCTACCATCAATCCAACCATACGTTCAAAAAAGCTGAATGCTGCATCATATGCAGATGAATTGAGAGCCTTAAAACCTGCTCTCTCATTTAAGGTACGTAATTGAACCAATTCTTGGTCTTTTGTAATTTGTGAGGCACCTAAATTGAGTTGGTTTACAATCGTGAATAAATGATCATCTAATTTGTATTTATAAAGAATTGATAAATACGTTTTTCCAATTTTGTAATGTAACTTCGATTTTTCTTCAGGAGAAATGATTTTATAGATCGCTTCTCTGATTTTATCATGAGTAAAATTAGCATCATCCAATCCTAAAATCAGGAATTCTTCGTTTGCCAACGCAACCAAATCCATAGATGCCACGTGAAAAGGTCTCTCAGCAATCGTCGCATAAATATCGTGGCGAAACCAGTTTCCTATACATGCAGTTAATTTTAATGCTTCGATTAATTCCGGGGGTTGTAGGTAAATCTTATCGATGATCAAATCAATTACATTTTCGGAAATATTAACTGTATTGATTTTTTCCTTATCCCAAACCCATCGATTTTCGGAAAATTGGATAAAAGATCTTTCATAAAGATTCTTAAACATCTCATTTACGTGAAAAGGATTCCCCTTGGTTTTTTTCCAAATGATTTCCGAAATCCCTTTGATTTCTGATTCAGGTAAAGACAATGTATCGGATACAAGAATCGAAATATCAGATTCTGTTAGTGGTTCTAATCGAATTTCAGTGATGGAAGTTTTAGTTTCCCGAAGTTCTTCCAACATCCGAAAAAATGGATCAGTAGGACTTACTTCATTATCTCGGTATGATAAGATGATAAAAAAATAGGAGATTTCAGGATCGGTGATTGCTTCTTTTAATAAAAGTATACTTGAAGAATCTGCCCACTGTAAATCATCTAAAAACATAACGACAGGGTGTTCTTTCGTACACACTGTTCGCAAAAATTTTCTAAAAACCAGATGAAATCGATTTTCTGTTTCTACCGTATCCAATTCTGGAGGAGTTTCTACTTCTCCCAATAATTGGGCAAGTTCAGGCACTACATCGATGATCAGTTTTGCATTTGCACCTAAGGTTTGGGTTAAGATTTTTTTCCATTCTTTGACAGAAGTTTCATTCTCAGATAACAACTGCTTTACTAATCCTTGCAATGCAAGATTGATTGCGCGATAAGGGATCGATTTTTTATATAAATCAAATTTACCCGTTGTAAAGTAGGCTCTTTCAATTGTAACTGGTTTTTGGATTTCATTAATTAAAGCTGACTTCCCTATACCAGAACGTCCTGAAATTAAGAAGGTTTCTATTTTACCTTCCGTTGCATTTAGAAATTTTTCTTCAAAAGTTTTAAGTTGTGACTCTCTACCGTATAACTTTTTTGGAATTTGGAAACGAGAAGATTTATCATTTTTTGCCAACTCCATTTGAAAGGAATCTAAATCTTCTTTTCCATTTTCTAATAAGACAGATTGAATGGTGATCAAATCTGATAATAATCCAGTTGCAGTTTGGTATCTATCTTCTGGATTTTTTTCCAAAAGTTTCATGATTAAATCTGATAAGATTTTCGGAGCATTACTCCTTTCCTTGGGAGGTAAAGGGATCCTAGCTAAATGTGCGTGGACCATCTCCAAACTATCAGTGTATAAAAATGGTAGTTCTCCTGTGATGAGTTGGTATAAGGTAACCCCTAGCGAATAAAAGTCAGTGCGATAGTCAACAGTCCGGTTCATTCTCCCAGTTTGTTCAGGAGAAATATGTGCTAGTGTTCCTGTTAAATTTTGGTTCATCGGAAGATAAAAACTTCTATGAGTTAACATAGTTGCGGAACCAAAATCAATTATCTTCAATTCACCAGTTTCAGGATGATAAATGATATTCTGTGCTTTGATATCGTTATGGACTACTTTCGCTTTATGGATGTCCGAAAGTGCTCTACAAATCTCAATTGAGATATTTAAAAAAGTCTGGAGATTACTATATTTTCCACTTAATTGAAGTTTAGCGAGATCGGTATATTCGATATGAGGAAAAACAATCGCAACTGTGTTTTGGTATGATTCAAAACTTAATGGTTTTAATGTGTAGTTTGAATCAATCGATTTAAGAATTTCAAATTCATTTTTAAACTTTGTAATTTCGTGATTATCAGGATAGTCTCTGTTTAATAGTTTCACAACCACTGGAGATTTTTTTTCATCTTCTCCAATATAGACAGAACTCCTTTTCCCCAAATGGAGTTCTTTTGTTACTTTGTATTTTCCTATCGTAAACAAATAAAATCCTTATCTAGCAGTTTTCCCGCCATCCACTGGGATAACAGCACCAGTAATGAAGGCAGCTCCTTCACCAGACAACCATACACAAGTTTTGGCTACTTCTTCAGGAGTTGCCATCCGACCTAAGGCATAAGATTTCATTCTTTCTTTTTTAACTTCTTCTGGATTCGGTACATTTGCATAAAATACATCGTCCATTTCAGTTTGAATTCCACCTGGACAAAGCGCAATGACTCGAATCCCTTGTGCCCCATATTCTAAAGCTGCAGATTTAGTCAGTCCTATGATTCCATGTTTTGACATTGAGTAAGGGCCGGCTTTTTCTTTTCCACGTAAACCTAATGCTGAAGAAACATTGATGATCGCACCACCATTTCCTTGTTTGATAAACTGCTTTAATTCAAATTGCATTGATAAAAACGTACCTTTTAGATTTACATCCATAACGGAATCAAAAATATCTAATGGATAATCAGCTGTCGTTTTAAGGACTCCGGAAATCCCTGCGTTATTGACTGCTACATCTATTTGGCTATATTTTTCTACGATGGTTTCTACAAAATTACGAACTGCTTCCGATTGTGTGACATCACATTTGAAAAATATACCTTCCCCGCCTTGTATTTCAAGTAAAGCAAGAGTATCTTCCCCTTCTTGTTTCCTGCGTCCACAAAAACCAACCACATAACCAGCGTTTGCAAATTCTAAAACAATCGCTCTACCTAATCCGGAAGTTCCACCAGTAACTAATGCTACTTTTTTCTTTTTCATTGGATTTCCCTATCTTCTATCAATCTTCCATACCGATTGATTGCTTCCTTTACATTTGCCTTGTCTAGATCAGATATTTCTTCAAAACGAAATCCAGCAAAAAACATATCTTCATTATTATCGTCTTCTTTTACCCATAATAAAATACAAGTTCCGTGTACGAAACCAACAATATCAAAATGCATAAAAAATTCTAGTTGTTGCTCGGTGGACAATGTTCCCGGATGGATTCCTGAGCAGCGCACCATAAATCCAGAATTTGATATATTTTCGATTGTTGAAACAATATTC encodes the following:
- a CDS encoding SDR family NAD(P)-dependent oxidoreductase, encoding MKKKKVALVTGGTSGLGRAIVLEFANAGYVVGFCGRRKQEGEDTLALLEIQGGEGIFFKCDVTQSEAVRNFVETIVEKYSQIDVAVNNAGISGVLKTTADYPLDIFDSVMDVNLKGTFLSMQFELKQFIKQGNGGAIINVSSALGLRGKEKAGPYSMSKHGIIGLTKSAALEYGAQGIRVIALCPGGIQTEMDDVFYANVPNPEEVKKERMKSYALGRMATPEEVAKTCVWLSGEGAAFITGAVIPVDGGKTAR
- a CDS encoding protein kinase domain-containing protein codes for the protein MFTIGKYKVTKELHLGKRSSVYIGEDEKKSPVVVKLLNRDYPDNHEITKFKNEFEILKSIDSNYTLKPLSFESYQNTVAIVFPHIEYTDLAKLQLSGKYSNLQTFLNISIEICRALSDIHKAKVVHNDIKAQNIIYHPETGELKIIDFGSATMLTHRSFYLPMNQNLTGTLAHISPEQTGRMNRTVDYRTDFYSLGVTLYQLITGELPFLYTDSLEMVHAHLARIPLPPKERSNAPKILSDLIMKLLEKNPEDRYQTATGLLSDLITIQSVLLENGKEDLDSFQMELAKNDKSSRFQIPKKLYGRESQLKTFEEKFLNATEGKIETFLISGRSGIGKSALINEIQKPVTIERAYFTTGKFDLYKKSIPYRAINLALQGLVKQLLSENETSVKEWKKILTQTLGANAKLIIDVVPELAQLLGEVETPPELDTVETENRFHLVFRKFLRTVCTKEHPVVMFLDDLQWADSSSILLLKEAITDPEISYFFIILSYRDNEVSPTDPFFRMLEELRETKTSITEIRLEPLTESDISILVSDTLSLPESEIKGISEIIWKKTKGNPFHVNEMFKNLYERSFIQFSENRWVWDKEKINTVNISENVIDLIIDKIYLQPPELIEALKLTACIGNWFRHDIYATIAERPFHVASMDLVALANEEFLILGLDDANFTHDKIREAIYKIISPEEKSKLHYKIGKTYLSILYKYKLDDHLFTIVNQLNLGASQITKDQELVQLRTLNERAGFKALNSSAYDAAFSFFERMVGLMVEEEWNFQYESTLKLHLAYARSAYLSKNFEKAEKSFNHILKHAKTDLDKILVYELQTSMLVTQNKMKEVLVTLKQALRLLGVRLPKNASALSPLKEIVKFKFRLGRKPIEELEFLPIATDPKYLAIMRLLNACIAPSFLADPNLFPVIVLKMVNYTLLYGLCELSAFGFSAMGMIQGSGLGDYDSGDKFGKLGIKLIDVLDAKSFKCRTLFMYACMILPWKNHAKEGKNIFWDSFLAGMETGDLQYASYSLNNIHFQGLLYRENLDDLYKSQLRYDASLLSLRQHHAYQVHRLNMQMVENMRGETSDPLSLEGRYFLESENVKEWETYGNTNALFDYYLCKLRLEYFLGDIEKAYQFSLKLDGLEGGVFAMMFVPEHVFLGALVVYEILSNPKYSESNNRNILLKRLKTFSKRLKVWAKNSPDNFGHKYEIISAIELYLSNKISEAVVTCKAAITSARESGYILEEAIGNEILVRMWRETGFDQYSNLHLVEAHYRYGKYGFISKVKQLEADHISLKKYIGRNFRTDSTDNVSLFSTTKDIFGDVGSSLDINTVIKASQTISGEIQLNRLLEKMMKIILENAGAERGYFILNFDTKWQVIAESNLETESVSVYSDSPFELDFSQAITTIRQNKIPSQIIGYVARTGVVVICGDAAREGEFKNDPYVKSYLPKSLLCYPILSHGIVVGIVYLENNLTTDAFTPGRVEILKILSSQIAVSIENSLLYTNLEQKVDERTKELNSALTEVKGLKEQQDGDYFLASLLIEPLTQNHAESSNMNIQFLTEQKKKFSYKQWNSEIGGDLCVSSSIQLQNKKYIVVLNGDAMGKSMQGASGALVIGSVFEAIIKRNGQSEESKDMTPEKWVSSAYFELHNTLVTFDGSMLISMFLCLIDDETGFFYFLNAEHPRPVIYRNHKTFFLPHNYVCAKLGLLASKKNLQINTFQMEKGDILLIGSDGRDDILVGSEQEMEVNEDDELFLKTAKEGMGDLNLIRDAIKKQGELIDDLSLIRVEYTGVGSEINIPKSHPKHIVYLRALTLYKQKLWVDVEKMISSHYPNIHEAPLSFQKIYLYTEHRMSIFPLQFAVTYIQKNPSDSLTLFYIAEALFANGDFGAAFDYSERVKLRRPYHKENNRLFARLMELRRK